In Nematostella vectensis chromosome 2, jaNemVect1.1, whole genome shotgun sequence, one genomic interval encodes:
- the LOC5514107 gene encoding intraflagellar transport protein 43 homolog A isoform X3 produces MAKEIRQGRRAGNLAAQSNNNNEGDDDLLDGDFGETSAPPPDDMPPRPSRRQGGWADDTPKEKKKGGGGDVEAFDDDERLRVENDKPKDEDNDILVIPDLEEVQEEDMATQIAAPPSVQVNRVATYKELDSYYQKHSALFSLDGDIDLKLLSNVLSPESEVFEEDKAWDWNRLFTEIASELQTEWDKADEKSEESEKT; encoded by the exons GAAATAAGACAAGGTAGAAGGGCTGGCAACTTGGCTGCTcagtcaaacaacaacaatgaggGAGATGATGATCTTCTAGATGGGGATTTTGGTGAAACTAGTGCTCCACCTCCAGATGAT ATGCCTCCTCGACCCTCCAGAAGACAGGGTGGATGGGCCGATGACACCccaaaggaaaagaaaaaagg tggtggtggtgatgtcgAGGCTTTTGATGATGA TGAAAGGTTGAGGGTTGAAAATGACAAGCCTAAAGATGAGGATAATG ATATTCTAGTTATTCCTGACCTGGAGGAAGTTCAGGAGGAAGATATGGCAACACAGATAGCAGCACCTCCAAG tgTTCAGGTAAACAGAGTGGCCACATACAAAGAACTGGACAGCTACTACCAAAAGCATTCAGCTCTTTTCTCCCTG GATGGTGATATTGATCTGAAGCTGCTCAGCAACGTCCTTTCTCCTGAATCTGAAGTTTTTGAG GAGGATAAGGCTTGGGATTGGAACCGACTGTTCACAGAAATTGCATCTGAACTCCAAACAGAATGGGATAAAGCTGACGAGAAATCAGAAGAATCAGAGAAAACATAA
- the LOC5514107 gene encoding intraflagellar transport protein 43 homolog A isoform X2, translating into MDDFPAKREIRQGRRAGNLAAQSNNNNEGDDDLLDGDFGETSAPPPDDMPPRPSRRQGGWADDTPKEKKKGGGGDVEAFDDDERLRVENDKPKDEDNDILVIPDLEEVQEEDMATQIAAPPSVQVNRVATYKELDSYYQKHSALFSLDGDIDLKLLSNVLSPESEVFEEDKAWDWNRLFTEIASELQTEWDKADEKSEESEKT; encoded by the exons GAAATAAGACAAGGTAGAAGGGCTGGCAACTTGGCTGCTcagtcaaacaacaacaatgaggGAGATGATGATCTTCTAGATGGGGATTTTGGTGAAACTAGTGCTCCACCTCCAGATGAT ATGCCTCCTCGACCCTCCAGAAGACAGGGTGGATGGGCCGATGACACCccaaaggaaaagaaaaaagg tggtggtggtgatgtcgAGGCTTTTGATGATGA TGAAAGGTTGAGGGTTGAAAATGACAAGCCTAAAGATGAGGATAATG ATATTCTAGTTATTCCTGACCTGGAGGAAGTTCAGGAGGAAGATATGGCAACACAGATAGCAGCACCTCCAAG tgTTCAGGTAAACAGAGTGGCCACATACAAAGAACTGGACAGCTACTACCAAAAGCATTCAGCTCTTTTCTCCCTG GATGGTGATATTGATCTGAAGCTGCTCAGCAACGTCCTTTCTCCTGAATCTGAAGTTTTTGAG GAGGATAAGGCTTGGGATTGGAACCGACTGTTCACAGAAATTGCATCTGAACTCCAAACAGAATGGGATAAAGCTGACGAGAAATCAGAAGAATCAGAGAAAACATAA